In one Lepisosteus oculatus isolate fLepOcu1 chromosome 26, fLepOcu1.hap2, whole genome shotgun sequence genomic region, the following are encoded:
- the foxn1 gene encoding forkhead box protein N1, which produces MATETHNQNFSSSSSRSTPVQMSPRSGRPTYDTQLSPPLQMAQTQDDPSLGEISLPFQRTESAPYRPKGISTEKYRRHSSDGVMGQGFGSAEPTHFHPYRRQYSAEGYNIHLGAQGDPCSPPRSFRGFEGMKLLESMPPACSQEPDSLPPAVPGTWSSVVPYSSSVQSTRLMGAQPSYPDTTDISEDEKVKSCSYPSQIQHSYRAAQALQPFSTGSVYPVVPQLDNLQYSFQCIAPECAQEPPHTLYPKPIYSYSILIFMALRNSKTGSLPVSEIYNFMTEHFPYFKTAPDGWKNSVRHNLSLNKCFEKVESKCGSSSRKGCLWALNPAKVEKMQEELHKWRRKDPLTVRKSMARPEELDRLLGDKPDKFKVFSSGLGQPFSLRRSADFERPPSFTPSQHGALSQTARPSFQGSRAASLLAGQQPPYLPPAPQAFSYLCPGGQQVSSDTPRRPDSHGSLLPSQTPPAYSAALQAEHCTRRSLQESLADGELSNDVDMLNPSLTDFQLQGSLWEDLKDDSLALDSLVVIATSPSSSPPGPGQSGSCPGQGGSGAGEQSTPAMAEEGSPADVHITGIYSAAFADFDSVGSSYLPAPGNTPIPLL; this is translated from the exons GATGACCCAAGCCTTGGGGAGATTTCCCTGCCTTTCCAGCGAACAGAGAGCGCCCCCTACAGGCCGAAGGGCATCTCCACAGAGAAGTACCGGCGGCATAGCAGTGATGGTGTGATGGGGCAGGGGTTTGGCTCTGCCGAGCCCACTCACTTTCACCCTTATCGACGCCAGTATAGCGCAGAGGGGTACAACATTCATTTGGGGGCCCAGGGAGACCCGTGCTCTCCTCCCCGATCTTTCAGAGGGTTTGAGGGAATGAAGCTCTTGGAGTCCATGCCCCCAGCATGCAGTCAGGAGCCCGACAGCCTTCCACCTGCGGTTCCAGGGACATGGTCCAGCGTGGTGCCCTACAGCAGCAGTGTGCAGAGCACAAGACTGATG GGAGCACAGCCCTCGTACCCAGACACAACCGATATATCAGAGGACGAGAAGGTGAAATCCTGCTCTTACCCCTCGCAGATACAGCACAGCTACAGAGCAGCTCAGGCCCTGCAGCCG TTCTCCACAGGCAGCGTCTATCCAGTGGTGCCACAGCTGGACAATCTCCAATACTCCTTCCAGTGCATCGCACCCGAGTGTGCCCAGGAGCCCCCACACACCCTCtaccccaagcccatctactcCTACAG TATTCTCATCTTCATGGCCCTGCGGAACAGCAAGACAGGCAGCCTGCCTGTCAGTGAGATCTACAACTTCATGACTGAACATTTCCCCTACTTCAAG ACAGCTCCCGACGGCTGGAAGAACTCTGTCCGCCACAACCTGTCCCTGAACAAGTGCTTCGAGAAGGTGGAGAGCAAGTGTGGCAGCTCGTCGCGGAAGGGCTGCCTGTGGGCCCTCAACCCCGCCAAGGTGGAGAAGATGCAGGAGGAGCTGCACAAGTGGCGCCGCAAAGACCCGCTGACCGTGCGCAAGAGCATGGCCAGGCCAG aagagCTGGATCGCCTGCTTGGGGACAAGCCGGACAAGTTCAAGGTCTTCTCCAGCGGCCTGGGGCAGCCTTTCTCGCTCAGGAGGTCCGCTGACTTCGAGAGACCCCCGTCTTTCACCCCCTCCCAGCACGGCGCCCTGAGCCAGACCGCCAGGCCTTCGTTCCAGGGCAGCCGGGCAGCCTCTCTCCTCGCTGGGCAGCAGCCCCCCTACCTGCCCCCGGCTCCCCAGGCCTTCTCATATCTCTGCCCCGGTGGACAGCAGGTATCATCGGACACCCCCCGCAGGCCAGACAGCCATGGCTCCCTCCTGCCCTCCCAGACCCCACCTGCCTATAGCGCCGCCCTGCAGGCCGAACACTGCACACGCAGGAGCTTGCAGGAGAGCCTGGCAGACGGGGAGCTCAGTAATGACGTCGACATGCTGAACCCCAGCCTCACGGACTTCCAGCTGCAGG GCAGTTTGTGGGAGGATCTGAAAGACGACAGCCTGGCCCTGGACTCTCTGGTTGTCATAGCGACCTCGCCGTCCTCGTCCCCCCCGGGCCCCGGTCAGTCGGGCAGCTGCCCGGGGCAAGGGGGCAGCGGCGCCGGCGAGCAGAGCACGCCGGCCATGGCAGAGGAGGGCAGCCCGGCCGACGTCCACATTACAGGAATCTACTCGGCTGCCTTCGCCGACTTCGACAGCGTGGGCAGCAGCTACCTGCCCGCACCTGGGAACACACCCATTCCACTCCTGTGA